One Mycobacterium paraseoulense genomic window, TGGCGACGATCGGGGCCAGCCGGGCGAACCGCCGGCCGGCCTTGCGCGCCTCGGCGGGATTGGTGTGCAAGTCGGGGTCCGCCAGCCGTCGCTCGAGCTCGGCGTGTTCGGCCAGCAGCACATCAATCGTCTGGACCGGCTGCGTCACGTGTTCACCTCCTGTCCCGTTCAGCCCCGCGCTCTCGTTGCCGCAAACGCAAACCGACGCCCGGCCTGTGCTTACTCGCACAGTTCGGGCGTCGGCAACGCAGCTATTTGTCGGTGTTGTCCGTCGCGGCACCTTTGCGCTTGCCGTAACGCTTCTCGAAGCGGGCCACCCGGCCGCCGCTGTCGAGAATCTTCTGCTTGCCGGTGTAGAACGGGTGGCAC contains:
- the rpmE gene encoding 50S ribosomal protein L31; amino-acid sequence: MKTDIHPAYGETTVHCGCGNTFQTRSTKPGGNIVVEVCSQCHPFYTGKQKILDSGGRVARFEKRYGKRKGAATDNTDK